One window of the Chryseotalea sp. WA131a genome contains the following:
- a CDS encoding FkbM family methyltransferase: MKRNKLTVIDLFFYPFLVPNFLFLKTLVKRQISPKDVSYNLFKNSLFIKRLNCTISKKNNFFLLQGLNDIYDLMELCNAEFKIDENDKVTVNIQGLNISINFWEEINIMKEIFKDGVYNVETNDKFVFVDIGMNVGMTSLFFSKNPNTIKTYSFEPFPKTYEFARKNIDQNPSYAPKINSFNYGVGETKEEKSIDYFLDYKGSVGTDGIPDRVLDDSVKGKMTSERVVLESAETVVTKIRGENPGLKLYAKIDCEGAEYGILKQLSDKNLLKEFELIMMEWHNEGPVELVEILKKNGFISYSFWPNNNDIGMIYSFRSS, from the coding sequence ATGAAAAGAAACAAGCTTACTGTTATTGACTTATTTTTTTATCCATTCTTAGTTCCAAATTTCCTGTTTTTGAAGACTTTAGTAAAGAGACAAATTAGTCCTAAGGATGTTAGTTACAACCTGTTTAAAAATTCACTTTTCATAAAAAGACTGAATTGTACTATTTCGAAGAAAAATAACTTTTTTCTCTTGCAAGGCCTTAACGATATATATGACCTAATGGAATTGTGCAATGCCGAATTTAAAATTGACGAGAATGATAAAGTGACCGTAAATATTCAGGGCTTGAATATTTCAATTAATTTTTGGGAAGAGATTAATATTATGAAAGAAATATTCAAAGATGGCGTTTATAATGTTGAGACGAATGACAAATTTGTGTTTGTTGATATTGGAATGAATGTTGGTATGACTAGTCTTTTCTTCTCGAAGAATCCCAATACTATCAAGACGTATTCATTCGAGCCATTTCCCAAAACATATGAGTTCGCCAGAAAGAATATCGACCAAAATCCTTCATATGCACCTAAAATAAATTCGTTCAATTATGGTGTAGGCGAAACGAAGGAAGAGAAGTCAATAGATTATTTTTTGGATTATAAGGGTAGCGTGGGCACAGATGGAATCCCCGATAGGGTTTTAGACGATAGCGTGAAAGGCAAAATGACTTCGGAAAGAGTTGTTTTAGAGAGCGCTGAAACTGTTGTAACGAAAATTCGAGGTGAAAACCCAGGGCTAAAATTGTATGCTAAAATTGATTGCGAGGGAGCTGAATATGGCATCTTAAAACAATTAAGTGACAAAAATTTGCTTAAAGAGTTTGAGCTAATAATGATGGAATGGCACAATGAGGGTCCAGTTGAATTGGTCGAGATTTTGAAAAAGAACGGATTTATAAGTTATTCTTTTTGGCCTAACAACAATGATATTGGAATGATTTACTCCTTTAGGAGTAGTTAG
- a CDS encoding glycosyltransferase family 2 protein — protein sequence MRNQPKRTAVVIVNWNGFADTIEAIESFKQDLQLEYVFIVDNGSTDNSVEEIVKYFNRRKINPVIFYERENGDEPSFNENSHYYLLSGSKNRGFAGGNNFALRLFWHQISFSYFWLLNNDTVILQNSLNELISSIESDDSIGFAGSVIMDYTNRESIQCCGGRLLPYFGVAKMICKNERIEEITELKACKADYQSGASLLVKRDVIEKIGLLDEMFFMYSEEADWQLRGRQAGFSNRLSMKSLIYHKGTVSTKGRRHLFYYYYNRGSILLTRKHFNLFACIVVPFFLAGITFIRSFGSVKNFFFGLRGILSALFVKIN from the coding sequence GTGAGAAATCAACCGAAACGGACAGCAGTAGTAATAGTTAATTGGAATGGTTTCGCGGATACTATTGAAGCGATTGAAAGCTTTAAACAAGATTTGCAATTGGAATATGTTTTTATAGTTGATAATGGATCAACTGATAATTCAGTAGAGGAAATTGTCAAATATTTTAATAGAAGAAAAATCAACCCTGTAATTTTTTACGAGAGGGAAAATGGAGATGAGCCTTCATTCAATGAAAATTCTCACTATTATCTGCTATCCGGAAGTAAGAACAGAGGCTTTGCAGGAGGCAATAATTTTGCCCTTCGTCTTTTCTGGCACCAGATTTCATTCTCTTACTTTTGGTTGTTAAACAATGATACAGTGATACTTCAAAACTCGCTTAATGAGTTGATTTCTTCAATTGAGTCAGATGATTCAATTGGCTTTGCGGGATCTGTAATTATGGATTACACAAATAGAGAATCAATTCAATGCTGTGGCGGTAGGCTGCTTCCATATTTTGGCGTCGCTAAAATGATTTGTAAAAATGAACGCATTGAAGAAATCACGGAACTTAAAGCATGTAAAGCAGATTATCAAAGTGGAGCTAGCCTTTTGGTTAAAAGGGATGTAATAGAAAAGATTGGATTATTGGACGAAATGTTCTTTATGTATTCAGAGGAAGCTGACTGGCAGCTACGTGGTCGGCAAGCAGGTTTCTCAAATAGGCTTTCAATGAAGAGTCTTATTTATCATAAAGGCACAGTTAGCACTAAGGGGAGGCGGCATCTTTTTTATTACTACTATAATAGGGGCTCAATCCTGCTAACTCGGAAACATTTTAATCTTTTTGCATGTATCGTTGTGCCCTTTTTTTTAGCAGGAATTACATTTATTAGAAGTTTTGGTAGCGTCAAAAACTTTTTTTTTGGTTTGCGTGGAATTTTAAGTGCGCTTTTTGTAAAAATCAATTAA
- the rfbB gene encoding dTDP-glucose 4,6-dehydratase, producing MKTLLVTGGAGFIGSNFIVHFLEKYSDYKVVNLDALTYAGDLNNLTEVEGHVRYIFEKGDICDRAFVENLFSKYQFNGVVHFAAESHVDNSIEGPEAFIRTNVFGTFTLLDVARKAWMEAPFKFKTGFEENRFLHVSTDEVYGSLGEDGLFSESTAYAPNSPYSASKASSDFMVRSYFHTYGLNVVTTNCSNNYGPKQHKEKLIPTIIRKALGEQPIPIYGDGKNIRDWLYVLDHCTGIALAFEKGRAGETYNIGGRNERNNNQIADRICSLLDKTRPRKNGSSYKELITFVKDRAGHDKRYAIDASKIENELGWKAEEVFDTGIEKTINWYLTK from the coding sequence ATGAAAACTTTATTAGTAACGGGAGGAGCAGGGTTTATTGGTTCGAATTTTATTGTTCACTTTTTAGAAAAGTATTCAGACTACAAAGTTGTTAATCTTGATGCACTCACCTATGCAGGCGATTTGAACAATCTAACTGAAGTGGAAGGTCACGTACGCTACATTTTTGAAAAGGGCGACATTTGCGATCGTGCCTTTGTTGAAAATTTGTTTAGCAAATATCAATTCAATGGAGTTGTTCACTTCGCTGCTGAATCGCATGTAGATAATTCGATTGAAGGGCCTGAAGCTTTTATAAGAACCAATGTGTTTGGCACTTTCACATTGTTGGATGTGGCCAGAAAAGCCTGGATGGAAGCTCCTTTCAAATTCAAAACGGGATTTGAAGAAAACCGATTTTTACACGTATCCACCGATGAGGTATATGGTTCACTTGGAGAGGACGGGTTGTTTTCGGAATCAACGGCCTACGCACCTAATAGCCCGTACTCAGCCTCAAAGGCAAGCAGCGATTTTATGGTGCGCAGTTATTTTCACACTTATGGGTTGAACGTAGTAACTACAAATTGCTCTAATAACTACGGCCCTAAGCAGCATAAAGAGAAATTGATTCCAACCATCATTCGCAAGGCATTGGGTGAGCAGCCGATTCCTATTTACGGTGACGGAAAAAACATAAGAGATTGGCTATACGTGCTCGACCATTGTACGGGCATTGCGTTAGCTTTTGAAAAAGGAAGAGCTGGCGAAACCTATAATATTGGCGGAAGAAATGAGCGTAACAACAACCAAATTGCCGATCGAATTTGTTCGTTATTAGACAAAACCAGGCCACGTAAAAATGGCAGTTCCTACAAGGAGTTAATCACCTTCGTAAAAGATCGAGCGGGCCACGACAAGCGTTATGCCATTGATGCCTCAAAAATTGAAAATGAATTAGGGTGGAAGGCTGAAGAAGTTTTTGATACGGGAATAGAGAAAACAATCAATTGGTATTTGACGAAATAG
- a CDS encoding O-antigen ligase family protein: protein MQNYFLSKSDTYLNSELIPNHYETWALIFVSFVIPINSIALSNVAILFWALSGLVVFFWKEKSILPFKANVLLYVTPLFLYILNVLSLFSCVSLDCKNLNFNFLERHLFFLAYPLLLLFTQRLSENDARVVINWMGLSLLVQLILIVSLKGYSPVDHPYLGMFSAFSCLTSLLVFFKERSFPHLIMGAMMIALLILLNAKNALVVTAIMLLIILFLYRKVYLIVSLLAIVILGLIVLWQSDLLNLLSQYGKAIIYIKTFSWRCSWQAFTAAGNYWIGVGIGNSEEALAKVYHTYPDWIAYMGYNSHNQYLETLLASGILGLLLLILWFGLIIREAISRNIMNLLFLVVIFMLASITESTLWRQKGILFLVFFSIILIKMKRTAINHN, encoded by the coding sequence ATGCAAAATTACTTTTTAAGCAAATCCGACACTTATTTGAATAGCGAATTGATACCCAATCATTACGAAACTTGGGCATTGATTTTTGTTTCTTTCGTGATTCCTATTAATTCCATTGCACTAAGTAATGTGGCAATCTTGTTTTGGGCACTGAGTGGTTTGGTTGTTTTTTTTTGGAAAGAGAAGAGCATCTTGCCATTCAAAGCCAATGTGCTTTTGTATGTAACCCCTTTGTTTCTTTATATTCTGAATGTCTTGAGCCTCTTCTCATGCGTCTCCCTTGATTGTAAAAATTTGAATTTTAATTTTCTTGAAAGGCATCTTTTCTTTTTGGCCTATCCATTGCTGCTTCTGTTTACCCAGCGATTGAGCGAAAACGATGCAAGAGTAGTAATAAATTGGATGGGATTGTCTTTATTGGTACAGTTAATCCTTATCGTTAGTTTGAAAGGCTATTCACCTGTAGACCACCCTTATTTGGGTATGTTTTCGGCATTCTCTTGCTTGACTTCATTGCTTGTTTTTTTCAAGGAGCGTTCCTTCCCTCACTTAATAATGGGAGCAATGATGATTGCTCTATTGATACTACTTAATGCAAAAAATGCTTTGGTGGTCACTGCAATTATGCTTTTAATCATCCTTTTTTTATATAGAAAAGTTTATCTTATCGTTTCATTGTTAGCGATTGTAATTTTGGGACTTATAGTGCTTTGGCAGTCAGATTTACTGAATCTATTAAGTCAGTACGGAAAAGCTATTATTTACATTAAAACATTTTCGTGGCGGTGTTCGTGGCAAGCATTTACAGCAGCAGGCAATTATTGGATTGGGGTAGGAATTGGTAATTCAGAGGAAGCGTTGGCGAAGGTTTATCATACGTACCCTGATTGGATTGCTTACATGGGGTATAATAGCCATAATCAATATCTGGAAACTCTCTTAGCTAGTGGCATTCTCGGCTTGCTGTTGTTGATACTTTGGTTCGGGCTGATTATTCGCGAAGCAATTTCAAGGAATATCATGAACCTATTGTTTCTGGTTGTCATATTTATGCTTGCAAGCATAACGGAATCAACCCTTTGGAGGCAAAAAGGAATTCTTTTTTTGGTATTCTTTTCTATCATTTTAATAAAAATGAAACGGACCGCGATAAATCATAACTGA
- a CDS encoding GDP-L-fucose synthase: protein MEKSSKIYVAGHRGMVGSAIVRKLQAEGYSNIVLRTSKELDLRNQSQVENFFAAEKPEYVFLAAAKVGGIMANNTYRADFLYENLMIESNVIHQSYVHQVKKLLFLGSSCIYPKLAPQPLKEEYLLSGYLEETNEPYAIAKIAGIKLCESYRRQYGCNFISAMPTNLYGPNDNYDLEKSHVIPALIRKFHEAKINNAPTVEVWGSGKPLREFMHVDDLADACLFLMDNYSDVGFVNIGSGQETSIQELAKIISQITGFKGEIRFDNSKPDGTPQKLLSTKILKDLGWDPEVQLEKGLIETYREAVSKTFL, encoded by the coding sequence ATGGAAAAGTCTTCCAAAATATATGTGGCAGGTCACCGAGGTATGGTGGGCTCTGCCATTGTAAGAAAACTACAGGCAGAGGGCTACTCGAACATAGTGCTTCGCACCTCAAAGGAACTTGATTTAAGGAATCAAAGTCAGGTTGAGAATTTTTTTGCTGCCGAAAAACCTGAGTATGTTTTTCTTGCTGCAGCCAAGGTGGGTGGCATCATGGCCAACAACACCTATCGCGCAGATTTTTTGTACGAGAATTTGATGATTGAAAGCAATGTCATTCATCAGAGCTATGTCCATCAAGTAAAAAAACTGTTGTTTCTTGGATCTTCTTGTATCTATCCAAAACTGGCACCACAACCACTGAAAGAAGAATATCTCTTATCAGGGTATTTAGAAGAAACGAATGAGCCTTATGCGATCGCTAAGATTGCAGGCATAAAATTATGCGAAAGCTATCGCAGGCAGTATGGCTGTAACTTCATCAGTGCAATGCCTACAAACCTGTACGGACCGAATGATAATTATGATTTAGAAAAGTCACATGTTATACCAGCATTGATTAGAAAATTTCACGAGGCAAAGATCAACAATGCACCAACGGTTGAAGTTTGGGGATCTGGGAAGCCCTTGAGGGAGTTTATGCACGTAGATGATTTGGCGGATGCATGTTTGTTTTTGATGGATAACTATTCAGACGTAGGCTTTGTAAACATTGGTTCAGGCCAGGAAACTTCAATTCAAGAACTAGCGAAAATTATAAGCCAAATCACTGGTTTCAAGGGTGAGATTCGATTTGATAATTCCAAACCTGATGGGACTCCCCAAAAGTTACTGAGCACGAAAATATTAAAAGATTTAGGTTGGGATCCGGAAGTCCAATTGGAAAAAGGGTTAATAGAGACTTATAGAGAAGCCGTAAGTAAAACATTTTTGTGA
- a CDS encoding dehydrogenase, which produces MRQPIYRSKAPLRIGLAGGGTDVSPYSDLYGGSILNATVSLYAYASIIPRTDKRIVFRTFDRGEELEIEATQNLQIDGQFDLFKGIYNRILKDFLKNPIGFELYTFVDAPAGSGLGTSSTLMVAVLGAFVEWLNLPLGEYDIAHLAFEIERIDLGMAGGKQDQYAATFGGFNFMEFFGEDKVIVNPLRINEDYIHELENNIVLYYTGTSRLSSEIIKAQQKNVLQKNNESIDAMHKLKEQSIMMKEALLKGQLNKIGEVLNFGWLHKKNMASGITNLVLDKIYEAAMSEGSIGGKISGAGGGGFMFFFCPDNTRYKVMNKLSEFGGEVKNFSFVDKGLTSWQA; this is translated from the coding sequence ATGCGACAGCCCATTTATCGATCGAAAGCACCATTACGAATTGGCCTGGCAGGTGGTGGTACAGATGTCAGCCCATACTCTGATCTTTATGGAGGAAGTATACTAAATGCAACAGTGAGCCTTTACGCGTATGCATCAATAATTCCCAGGACTGATAAGAGGATTGTATTTAGAACATTTGATAGAGGAGAAGAATTGGAAATTGAGGCGACCCAAAATTTGCAAATTGATGGGCAGTTTGATCTTTTTAAGGGTATTTATAATAGGATTCTTAAAGACTTCTTAAAAAATCCGATAGGATTTGAACTTTATACTTTTGTCGATGCCCCTGCTGGCTCAGGGCTCGGAACATCATCAACTCTTATGGTTGCTGTTTTAGGCGCATTTGTGGAGTGGCTTAACCTACCGTTGGGTGAATACGACATCGCTCACTTGGCTTTTGAAATTGAAAGAATTGACTTAGGTATGGCCGGTGGAAAGCAAGATCAGTATGCCGCCACTTTTGGTGGATTTAATTTTATGGAATTTTTTGGAGAGGATAAAGTGATTGTGAACCCCTTGCGGATAAATGAGGATTATATTCATGAATTAGAGAACAATATTGTTCTTTACTATACAGGTACCAGTCGACTCTCTTCAGAGATTATTAAGGCTCAGCAAAAGAATGTTTTGCAAAAAAACAATGAATCAATTGATGCCATGCATAAATTAAAGGAACAGTCGATTATGATGAAAGAAGCCCTGCTTAAGGGACAACTCAATAAGATTGGTGAGGTTTTGAATTTTGGTTGGCTTCATAAGAAAAACATGGCATCGGGGATTACAAATCTAGTATTAGATAAAATTTATGAGGCAGCTATGAGCGAAGGCTCTATCGGTGGAAAAATTTCTGGTGCTGGTGGTGGTGGTTTTATGTTTTTCTTCTGTCCGGATAATACGAGATATAAAGTGATGAATAAATTATCCGAGTTTGGGGGTGAGGTTAAAAACTTTAGTTTTGTGGACAAAGGCCTAACTTCTTGGCAAGCTTAA
- a CDS encoding D-sedoheptulose 7-phosphate isomerase, with the protein MKAIEEIIQESIAVKTVLASDKRIIEEIGKIVNEVINAFNHDKKVLFCGNGGSAADAQHLAAEFSGRFYFDRKPLYSEALHVNTSFLTAVGNDYSYDDVYSRMITGVGRKGDILFGISTSGNSKNVINALNKANELGMITIGFTGKSGGRMSNICKYLINVPSTDTPRIQESHILVGHIICEYVEATIFKK; encoded by the coding sequence ATGAAAGCGATTGAAGAAATTATCCAGGAATCGATAGCAGTAAAAACTGTCCTGGCATCTGACAAAAGAATAATAGAGGAAATAGGCAAAATTGTGAACGAAGTCATAAATGCTTTTAATCATGATAAAAAAGTCTTGTTTTGCGGAAATGGTGGAAGCGCTGCAGATGCTCAACATTTGGCAGCTGAATTTTCTGGCAGATTCTATTTTGATAGAAAGCCCCTTTATTCTGAGGCATTGCATGTCAACACGTCATTCTTAACTGCAGTCGGGAATGATTATAGCTATGACGATGTGTATTCCCGAATGATAACCGGTGTTGGAAGGAAGGGAGATATTTTGTTTGGGATATCAACATCCGGCAATTCAAAAAATGTGATTAATGCATTAAATAAAGCTAACGAACTCGGTATGATAACAATTGGATTTACTGGAAAGTCCGGTGGAAGGATGTCGAATATTTGCAAGTATCTCATTAATGTTCCTTCCACAGATACTCCAAGAATTCAGGAAAGCCACATTCTTGTTGGACACATTATTTGCGAGTATGTTGAAGCAACAATATTTAAGAAGTGA
- the gmd gene encoding GDP-mannose 4,6-dehydratase codes for MKKALITGITGQDGAYLAELLLSKGYEVHGIKRRSSLFNTDRIDHLYQDPHEKNLKLKLHYGDLSDSGNLIRIVQEVQPDEIYNLGAMSHVKVSFDSPEYTADVDGIGTLRLLEAIRILGLERKTRFYQASTSELYGLVQQVPQSETTPFYPRSPYAVAKLYSYWITVNYREAYNIYAGNGILFNHESPLRGETFVTRKITRAACRIALGLQQTMFMGNIDAKRDWGHAKDYVEAMWLMLQQDKADDFVIATGVTTTVREFIIKAFKELGVTLQFSGEGINETAVVVKSDNKGFNLKEGQEVVKIDAKYFRPTEVELLIGDPTKAKSKLGWKPKYDLDSLVKEMVASDLELFKRDHYLKQGGHKIFQHHE; via the coding sequence TTGAAAAAGGCACTTATAACCGGCATAACAGGACAAGACGGAGCTTACCTAGCAGAACTTTTGCTGTCAAAGGGATATGAAGTTCACGGCATTAAAAGGCGCAGTTCGCTGTTTAATACGGACCGCATTGATCACCTTTATCAAGATCCTCATGAGAAGAATCTAAAGCTCAAACTACATTATGGAGACCTGTCGGATTCAGGCAATCTTATAAGGATTGTGCAAGAGGTTCAGCCGGATGAGATTTACAACCTTGGAGCGATGTCGCACGTAAAGGTTAGTTTTGATTCTCCAGAGTACACCGCGGATGTAGATGGAATTGGAACTCTACGCCTGTTGGAAGCCATTCGAATTCTTGGGTTGGAAAGAAAGACCAGATTTTACCAAGCATCTACCTCTGAGCTTTATGGACTGGTACAACAAGTGCCGCAGAGCGAAACAACACCGTTCTACCCCAGATCACCTTATGCAGTCGCAAAACTCTATAGCTATTGGATCACCGTAAATTACAGGGAGGCCTATAACATTTATGCGGGCAATGGCATCCTATTCAATCACGAGTCACCCTTGCGGGGAGAAACATTCGTAACTAGAAAAATAACTCGGGCGGCTTGCCGGATAGCTTTGGGGCTACAGCAAACGATGTTCATGGGCAACATAGACGCCAAGCGCGACTGGGGTCACGCTAAGGACTATGTAGAAGCAATGTGGCTAATGCTACAACAAGACAAAGCAGATGATTTTGTAATCGCCACGGGAGTAACCACAACGGTAAGAGAATTTATCATCAAGGCATTCAAGGAGCTTGGAGTTACCCTTCAATTTTCTGGTGAAGGAATAAATGAGACTGCTGTGGTTGTTAAATCTGACAACAAAGGCTTTAATTTAAAGGAGGGGCAAGAAGTAGTAAAAATAGATGCAAAATATTTCAGGCCAACCGAAGTGGAGCTACTGATTGGGGACCCAACCAAAGCAAAATCAAAATTAGGATGGAAACCAAAATACGATCTAGATTCCTTGGTGAAAGAGATGGTAGCAAGCGATTTAGAGTTATTCAAACGCGATCATTACCTGAAGCAAGGCGGCCATAAAATTTTCCAACACCACGAATAA
- a CDS encoding WecB/TagA/CpsF family glycosyltransferase has product MVKEVAIFDFDFRCSNSYDEIADEVIRFDGTNSSKNPFLITPNVDDVVNWNKPEYAILKEEFKKSAFVLADGQPLVLFSKLIGKNLIRRMPGSSLFPFIWSRIKEKGYPVLLILARNEICEWYEKDYELCKTYFPPVFDSKDTTQIKNIVFACKESIEKFNPYFVFIGIQFPKQNILALELFRSISVKRMPLFLMLGASMEFYSGHLKRSPRFFQQIGLEWFYRFCQHPNRLFKRYFINDMQIFKIFIKEFIKSKN; this is encoded by the coding sequence GTGGTAAAGGAAGTTGCAATTTTTGATTTTGATTTCAGGTGTTCAAACTCCTATGATGAAATTGCGGACGAAGTTATCCGTTTTGACGGAACAAATTCTTCGAAGAATCCATTTTTAATAACGCCTAATGTTGATGACGTTGTTAATTGGAACAAACCAGAGTACGCTATTCTCAAAGAAGAGTTTAAAAAATCGGCTTTTGTTTTGGCCGATGGCCAACCTCTGGTTCTGTTTAGCAAATTGATTGGAAAAAATTTGATAAGGCGAATGCCGGGAAGTTCATTATTCCCTTTTATCTGGTCTCGGATAAAGGAGAAGGGATACCCTGTGCTTTTGATACTGGCTAGAAATGAGATTTGCGAATGGTATGAGAAAGACTATGAACTATGTAAGACTTATTTTCCGCCTGTGTTTGATTCCAAGGATACTACTCAGATTAAAAATATTGTATTCGCTTGCAAAGAAAGTATTGAGAAGTTTAATCCATATTTTGTATTTATTGGCATTCAATTCCCAAAACAGAATATCCTTGCCCTAGAACTCTTCAGGAGCATATCAGTCAAGCGAATGCCTTTGTTTCTTATGTTGGGTGCATCAATGGAATTTTATTCTGGCCATTTGAAAAGAAGCCCAAGGTTTTTTCAGCAAATTGGATTGGAATGGTTTTATCGATTTTGTCAGCATCCAAATCGATTATTCAAGAGATATTTTATTAATGATATGCAGATTTTCAAGATTTTTATAAAGGAGTTTATAAAAAGTAAAAACTAA
- a CDS encoding glycosyltransferase family 4 protein has product MNRNDVLIAGLHCGNLSESAGFEQVATLLPFDYIDANQFWFANSEFGTIPKKLNLLTYEAALRLRGSRYQLIHFLLPEVHLTFSLPSSSKIVKVGTVHLPLDVFKEQNLNKHGYVMKLRKNAFDRLDSIITLTRSNEGEIRELFPQADVKFIPHGVYDFSSFFLSQAPAEEDVLNIITVGTNFRDLEMYKALASYAKAEGRKWKFHLLGASKWRPFLIGLENVKIYPYLNEKTYLTLLSQCDIHLLPLTFATANNALLEAHSVGVPSIVSKLDSVKDYSLSTTSFFEDIHSLIESISAFESYNQSTRLKLKKTTLEEAKKFHWAEIASSLESYYQQLLDSI; this is encoded by the coding sequence ATGAATCGAAATGATGTTTTGATTGCGGGTCTTCACTGCGGAAATCTTTCAGAAAGCGCGGGATTTGAACAGGTAGCAACGCTATTGCCTTTCGATTATATTGATGCCAATCAATTCTGGTTTGCAAATTCCGAATTTGGCACCATACCTAAAAAATTAAATCTTCTGACTTACGAAGCTGCCCTAAGATTACGTGGAAGTAGGTACCAACTCATTCATTTTCTTTTGCCAGAGGTTCACCTCACATTTAGCCTACCGTCAAGTAGTAAAATTGTTAAAGTGGGCACCGTTCATTTGCCCTTAGATGTTTTTAAGGAGCAAAATTTGAATAAGCACGGCTATGTTATGAAGCTTCGGAAAAATGCTTTCGACAGACTCGATTCTATCATTACCCTTACACGATCTAATGAAGGCGAAATCAGAGAGTTGTTTCCACAGGCAGATGTTAAATTTATCCCTCATGGTGTATATGATTTTTCTAGCTTTTTTTTAAGCCAAGCTCCCGCTGAAGAAGATGTGTTAAACATAATTACAGTCGGAACCAATTTTCGTGATTTAGAAATGTACAAGGCACTTGCCTCTTATGCCAAGGCTGAAGGAAGGAAGTGGAAATTTCATCTTTTGGGAGCTTCGAAATGGAGACCCTTTTTGATAGGATTGGAGAATGTTAAAATTTACCCATATTTAAACGAAAAGACTTATCTTACGTTGCTAAGCCAATGTGATATCCACCTCCTCCCTTTAACATTTGCAACAGCAAACAATGCTTTGTTAGAAGCACATTCTGTGGGGGTCCCTTCGATAGTCAGTAAACTTGATAGTGTTAAAGATTATTCTTTGAGTACGACTTCATTTTTCGAAGACATTCACTCTCTTATAGAAAGCATATCTGCGTTTGAAAGCTATAATCAATCAACGCGTTTAAAATTAAAAAAAACAACACTTGAGGAAGCCAAGAAATTTCACTGGGCCGAAATTGCATCAAGCTTAGAAAGCTATTATCAACAACTTTTAGATTCAATATAA